In Candidatus Bipolaricaulota bacterium, the DNA window TTGCCCGCGTGCGTAAAGCGGGAAGCGACGGGCTTTTCTTGAAGACGAGTGTCCTTTCCCGCGATGAGCTCGATGAGGCGGCGGAACGGACGCTCGATGCCTTCGGCCGGGTCGATTTCCTGATCAACGGGGCCGGCGGGAATCATCCCAAGGCGACGACGAGCGCCGAGGTCCCGTTCTTCGACCTGCCCGAGGATGCGATCAAATTCACCTTCGACCTCAACTTCATGGGGACGTTCCTCGCCGCGCAGGCGTTCGGCAGGGTGATGGCCGAGCGAGGGGAGGGGGCGATCCTGAACATCGCCTCGATGAACGCGATCCGGCCGCTCACTCGCATTCCGGCCTATTCCGCGGCCAAGGCGGCGGTCGCCAACTTCACCCAGTGGCTGGCGGTGCACATGGCGCAGGAGTACTCGCCGCGGATCCGGGTGAACGCGATCGCCCCCGGGTTCTTCCTCACCGCGCAGAACCGGTTCTTGCTCCTGGATGAAAACGAGGAGTTGACCGCGCGCGGGAAGCAGATCCTCGATCACACCCCGATGGGGCGGTTCGGAAGGCCGGAGGACCTGATCG includes these proteins:
- a CDS encoding SDR family oxidoreductase, whose protein sequence is ARVRKAGSDGLFLKTSVLSRDELDEAAERTLDAFGRVDFLINGAGGNHPKATTSAEVPFFDLPEDAIKFTFDLNFMGTFLAAQAFGRVMAERGEGAILNIASMNAIRPLTRIPAYSAAKAAVANFTQWLAVHMAQEYSPRIRVNAIAPGFFLTAQNRFLLLDENEELTARGKQILDHTPMGRFGRPEDLIGTVKWLLSADAEFVTGIIVPIDGGFSAYSGV